The genomic stretch agtttttttaattttgttctcTTTTTCCTCACTTTTGACTGACAGTACAagttatttaatattatattattattttatgataaaTTAAGCTGTTTGTTTGTTATAGGAGAAAAGAATTTAGAAAAAAACAAATTTGGAGAAGAGAATAAAAAAAGTAAATATTTTTGTGGTTAGAGATAAAAGTGGGCAAAGAGAAAAAATGTAGGACCTACAAATTTGTGTTTTTCTAAATGGGAAAATCCTagtttaattttgtattttgtttgagTACTGTATCCAACCtcattaaataatatttttggctttgtGTATTTGTAAAGtagattaaaataatattttgaatttgatttatttttcaatatgaccagaatatttttgaatttttttaattaataaattaaattatacaaagtaaataattattaaatttaaaaattaataaaaaaattgatatacatataaaaaaaatttatatatttttggaccctgtattttttctcattatctgtttggaccttgtatttttgacaaattactttttggaccctatattttgtaaaatagttaaaatagaaccctaaacccgattttggttaatgttttctcaactaaaatcacaaataatttaccaaactaacaatttagaataaaaataaaatcattctgcttaaaaacagtgttgttatattcaattttttcttcattaagattgagtttagggttctattttaactattttataaaacatagggtctaaaaaataatttatcaaaacacagggttcaCACAGGTAATGgtaaaaaacacagggtccaaaaaaatataaaccctataaaaattcattaaaaaaccatattttagaTCTGGTTTGGATCTAGGCTCATGGCCTGGAACTCAGGCAGGCAATATCTGGAATTATTTTTGCTGCTCTTGATAGATTAGAAGTTTTTTCAACTTAGTTTGGGTTAATGTAAAAATATAAGTTctgaattttgaaattttgtcAATGTTCATATTTTAGTTGTgatcattttaaatattttagttatgagattatcattttgaatattttgggTTTATTAGTTGTCATTGTTGTTCTTGGTTCTACTAttttccaagccttaaaatttGGATAAAGTGTGTTATATTATGCTGGAATCTAGATTATGAACTAAAAAATATGTTTCTATTTGATTAAGGGTTTTGAATGTGGTTTTAGTGATGAACTCGAAAGCATGTTTTGCTTTGATTATGagttttgaatatatattttcaatattagTTTCAAAGATGAACTCAAcaacatattttcttttaatttttttttaatcaggattttgaatatgggttttgaatttggatttcaCCATGAACTCAAGAACAAGTTCTtatttagatttttattttagtttttattaaaaaaaaaacttatttcttaattttatttttaaaattaatatttatttttttaattaattaaaatatatttttttaaattttaaaagcaATTTATATAACttttaatttgatatttatttttaattatttaattaattaaaaaaatccaaAGAttgtttggtcatattgaaaaatattttgaccgaAATCAAATTCAAGGTACTATTGTGGTCTATTTTATAAAGAACATTATCCaaatgtcatttaacaaaacataagtgTTGATCGATGTTTCGGGTTAAACATATGTAGGCCAAATTGGTATTTTTAGATTTCTTTCTAAAAATGAGAATAAAAATGGAAAGGAAACTTTTTACAATATACATGATAATAAAtcactaatttattattttatttttttaactatcTTTTTCTACTTTTCTTTCCTCCATGCCAAACATAGGATGAAGGAAAGGAAGATGTATAGGATGGAAATTAATCTATTTTAACTTAAGATTTTGTatccttttattaatttatttattattgtaaccGGTATCCcatttattatatttgaaaattatATACGGGATAATAAATTAACTTATTCAATTTAAGAGTTATAATAATAGGGTGGGACcactcctttcatttttctccattgaatattaaaaattataaattcatatattattagtgtaaaatattaaataatgtaATAATAAGATTACATATATTACTGTACTAAATTaaaataagagaaaataaaatatgaagggattgaatatataaaataaaaaaattataaactatctctctaaaaaaatgaataaactaATGTTcggaaaaatgaaaaaaaaaaaaaagtctctaAACATTAAAATATGGCTTTATTACAATTAGATTAAATTAAGAAAAAGCCATAGTttatacaaaattttaaaaagtcatatttatgaaaacaaataaaaaaaaaagccatatctTGTAACTTCCTCCTAGCTCTGGCCCAGCTTAGATGTAACTACAaaagcccaagcccaagcccaagcccaTCAACATCTATTTTCTTCACATACAAGATAACTAACAATTTATATAGCTTAGATGTATTAAGCTCAAGATCAACATCAAATTTAGATAAACATAACAAAAGTAACCATTCAAACATAGGttcacacacacatatacatacatattttAAAACTGTTCCCGAAAAAGCCATCATGGGCAGCAAGTAAATGAGTTTAGTCACAAAGATACAAATTACTAAAACACAAAACATATGATGATGACTTTAGTTACTTGGCTTTGTTGAATGTGTCTTTCACTGCAAAATTAGCTGAACGATAAATCCAAACTCTGAAGACGACACCATTGACACACCGAATCATCTCAAACACACAAATATCACCCTTCTTCAACTTCTGACTCGATGAGAACGAACCCCAACCACTGCCAAGTCTCTTCACCAGAGAACGATCTTTATCTGCATAATAGCACCTAACAGGCCACTTATTATTTTTCTCATTGCCAGGCTGCAGCTCAATCTTGTCAGAAGAAAATCTCATGTACTTTCTCACGAATTCAGCAGGCACATCCTGATCAAAACACAAGAGTTATGtgagtgatgatgatgatgatgatgatgatgatcattATGATAAATAAGTATAAGGTTGTACCATATTACAACGAGTTGATTTTAAGAGAAGCAAGAAAGAAGGGTTGCGTGGTTTTGATTCTTGGGCAGCTCGAACTGCCTTCTTTGATGCCTCGGACATGACTGGTCTTCTTCCATTGATATAAGAGAAGCTTCTTGGTATAATCATCTCGTGTTCTTCTTCCTTTTCCTCTATCTTGACATGGCTTCCATGGCTTGTTTTGTTGTCCTTGGAAGCTGCAATTCTTCTTCCCCTTTTTCTAGGTTTTGGACTAGCAATGGCAGTGTTCAGATGAACATCATCATCGTCATCTTTCTCCTTCTTGATACGGCTCACATTCCTTGTTTGGTGCCAGTAAAACCCTCTGCCATTACTATGATCCTTGGTAAGAATCACTCTGCTTCTTCTGCCTCTTTTTCTAGGCTTAATTTGACTACTGCCACTATCATTAACTACAATCGGAGTATGCTTATTATGATCATCAACATCATCAAGTGGATAATCAATTTCGGCACCAATGGCAGTGGCAGCGTTCAGAtgaacatcatcatcatcatcatcatcatcatcatcatctttctCCTTCTTGATACGGCTCACATTCCTTGTTTGGTGCCAGTAAAACCCTCTGCCATTACTATGATCCTTGGTAAGAAGTAGTCTGCTTCTTCTGCCTCTTTTTCTAGGCTTAATTTGACTACTACCATTATCAATAAGTCCAATGGGAGTGTTCACATGCTTATCATCATGATGATCATTGTGATCATCGTCACCATGATCGATTGGATAATCAATTTCAGCACCAAGAGCATCACATATGCGAACATAGAATGAAGAGTTTCCTTGGTAAGTGAATTGTAGAATTGATTTTGAGTGAATGGAGTAATGATTTATGAAGTCATTTACACCATCTTCCAAACAAATGTAGATCGACTTGTCATTTTTTTCTATTCTTACTTGCCATACTCGGTTGCTATTAGGCACATTCAGAGCACACAATTCCAAAAGTTCTTCACCAAATATCATTCCAGATTTTGTTGGGATTTTCTGAACATTAATCAAGCCTCCATATATATTAGATAGTTTAAAAAATAATCCACtgaataatcaaataattattgcACAGACATGCATTTCATTTTTctttggaaaatatatatataaataaaaaataaaccagatcaacacattattattattagttatgTTCTGACATTAAACAAGTAAAAGTACATGCAGATTACCCAaaacaaaatcccaaaaatcaatAGAAATTTTTTATGGATCGTACAATATAAAAAAGTAGAAACCAGAACATATTTCTTAACAAAACTCAGATATTATAATATCTTGtaacaaaaaagaaaaggaagggagaTTTATACCAGTTTATGTTCTACAAGTACAGCCTCTTTCACTACGACGGCAAAAAGTGGCCGGAGTGGTGCCGGAGAAGCCGAGAACAGTGTCAGATTTCTGCATGCAGGTGGTGGCGCCATTGAAGAAAGTAGTAGAGTTTTCagatcagagagagagagagagagaattttgTTGAAGAAGCTGTGTTTTATTTGGTTTGAAAAAAATAAGTATAGAAGCTAGCTTAGATAGGGTTTGGTCTTCAAAACTTGTTTCAGACGTTATCTTAACTTGTCATGTCATAGCTGAATTTTTTTCTCTGCTAttatattcaatttattattattataaattataaactatTTTATGAAAATGCAATGATGAATCTGACTCTTTGTTATATATAAAATCAAGCAATAattatttggaagaaaaaaaactagTTATTATTTAGCGTTGAAACTGAAAAGTATAATAATTAGACTAACAATAATCATATAGTTACAACTCAATTAagttttttaaactaaaaaacagttaaatatattaaatattgataTTGACTGTTAATATTCCATAATTAATAACTATATAATTGAAATTTGCTTTTTTTGActcaatatttaatatataataattacaCCATTTTGGTTTTAAATTATAACATTGCAAATGTTTTAACTAGCTAATTTATTAGACTCATGAAATCAAAGGtcgttaattttttttcttcatgttcaAACCTATAATATTATAATTGATAAGCCTTTTATTCAAtaatcttattattttaaatgcgCAATATGTACTAAAGTtatcaaattcaaattaattGTGTCTAAATACTTTTGGTTGCACCACATATCATTAAAACAAAAACAGtatttttttatcaataaaaacaaaaatattattacataaaaaaaaaacccaaattttCAAATTAAGAGTAAGTCCAATAACAAATGCTATTTTTGTATTAAACTAGCACTAAAATGCTAAAATTTTAGTATCCAGCactaatattaaaatttataccaaaaaaaaatattatatcttataaataaaataatataaatatacatttatttataaaatattaacatAGCATTTCGgctggtgtaatgccccgaattctccgatgagtttagcggcatgaatagtaggccgggagggccatacttgcttaattatgttattaatcgattaaatgcatgtatatgttgattatattatgatatgatgtgaaatgcatgcatatgagtccatatttacaattacaggggtatgatgataatttggcccgttgagggtaatttgtgtatttgggtgcataacttgatttgtgaatgagattctattattatggagatatattcgagctaagcaacatgagacggttatttttagtggattagcggttttaccataatggagtcaattttggggtaatagaaatgttcatttgatgataaattgagaatatttgagatcagggtgaaattttggaggttttgactataatgtccccggggatgttttcgggaccccgagcattaggttttatttgaggttacttaaggttgaagtagcttatcagatagaacatacgatagaaaaccttccgttcttccttttcaaagttcgttttaccgtttgagcctttttgacgaaatcttgagttctaggagtcggaatcgagtgaggatcgaggcatagcgatcctagggaagattagaagcttcttaaccgaaggattcgacggaaaacaacccaattgaaggtaatcgaagtttaagttttgagtttttccgagtttctaagctttgaattgattttgtgaattgtcgAGTTTTCgattcgttcgagccttgggttttgagggttttgatgcatggggaagcttgggaactttgttttgatgattggggaatgtttagggatgattttggaggctttggagtgttagaaacgcggttgggaatggcccagggtggagtgccgcggccctgttcttgaggcgccgcggcccttctttgaagaagcaggtggaggccttgtgcctgctgggcgccgcggccctagcctctaggaaccctgggggccgcggcccaaggtgctaaggccgcagcccttgccctgttttcgccccgtttgctcgttttgaccccagaaacctagttttaggcctcgggagtgtccttgctacttggattagcttggattgatctcttggaggttaaataatggtttgagacccttgattatcttgattattaatggtatcccaaatgtgttgtgattaggtaaccgctaaaggactaaaagctaaactgttctcagaggttgttcttttgctcattctagctcgaatcaaaggtaagaaaactgcaccccaagtgtgacatgcatggatatttgtgaggcatgttagttatgtaatatggacatggtttgaacatggaatgcttagcatatgttgttcatttgagcatagcactgactaattagtcaggtttggcaaaggggctagtatcaactgtgaggctgtgactgattagtcaggttcggcagtggtactgggcactggtcacgatGCACTGattgtcagtcagaattggcaaaggtgttagtgtcagctgagaagctgtgacttactagtcaagttcggcggtgatactggacactggtcacttagtgctgacttattattcaaggatggacttagcgtggttcacgcaagccaatgaagattagatctaatcgattattagcattgaatgactcaaggagcattaatgcctgtccgaccctgagggtcgatgaacaaacagagcctggaggctagtggcttacttaacagccactctcccgctggaaaagagagcttggaggctagtggcttacctaacagccactctcccgctaaaatcatgggATGTTCACttgcttgttgaaagctttatgttcagtatgattataatgataatcatgtgATAGTGTTATtgaaaaatgttatgttttcttgctgggccttggctcatgggtgctatgtggtgccggtaaagggaaagaaaagctcacctagccttgagtggggagctgatgtggtggtgtgtacatatgcggccgcttgaccgccacggtcatggtgttctcagaggaactagagggtttaccctatttttgccgcttaggtcggcgggattgtaaatttcaaacactagtgaccattttgtactgagaacctcttgtaaatgttttgtttagctctgcagagcagtttgtaataaaatctccatttcctttttattggttttgtaccttaacctgttaatcatacttagagcacgtttttgaccaaaggactcaggcaatgagtcaaatttccggtccaccgttcaccgtaactgttctggggtagccagggcgttacaacttggtatcagagcaatgccaaggttaaggttcctgtagattggctgggcatgtacacacatcactgaagtcaagctcgactcttggtttggtaactctttatgtagttatgtgcataactgcctaaatgtggtgcaaatgctttacctgtatgcatgagatattatgaactgttatgtgatacatgctgagtgctgagtgccataaacatgtatctgttgagcatattgaatgactgtggaatatgataattgtctgcttgttcttggaccgtgggacggcaagaggtttagttattactacttgactggccgtattggttattattgtttcagtaaggtatcagtgacaggatgaacccagaacaga from Humulus lupulus chromosome 5, drHumLupu1.1, whole genome shotgun sequence encodes the following:
- the LOC133780220 gene encoding B3 domain-containing transcription factor VRN1-like, encoding MAPPPACRNLTLFSASPAPLRPLFAVVVKEAVLVEHKLKIPTKSGMIFGEELLELCALNVPNSNRVWQVRIEKNDKSIYICLEDGVNDFINHYSIHSKSILQFTYQGNSSFYVRICDALGAEIDYPIDHGDDDHNDHHDDKHVNTPIGLIDNGSSQIKPRKRGRRSRLLLTKDHSNGRGFYWHQTRNVSRIKKEKDDDDDDDDDDDVHLNAATAIGAEIDYPLDDVDDHNKHTPIVVNDSGSSQIKPRKRGRRSRVILTKDHSNGRGFYWHQTRNVSRIKKEKDDDDDVHLNTAIASPKPRKRGRRIAASKDNKTSHGSHVKIEEKEEEHEMIIPRSFSYINGRRPVMSEASKKAVRAAQESKPRNPSFLLLLKSTRCNMDVPAEFVRKYMRFSSDKIELQPGNEKNNKWPVRCYYADKDRSLVKRLGSGWGSFSSSQKLKKGDICVFEMIRCVNGVVFRVWIYRSANFAVKDTFNKAK